From Bdellovibrio sp. ArHS, the proteins below share one genomic window:
- a CDS encoding cysteine rich repeat-containing protein, which yields MKKKILLLALINLLTTGVALAQGDGPCQEDVKKLCPDVQPGDGRIKKCLKDNRENLSQACKEKIIQAMKKKKGVG from the coding sequence ATGAAGAAAAAAATCCTATTACTTGCCTTGATCAATTTATTAACCACAGGAGTCGCTCTCGCGCAAGGCGACGGCCCATGCCAAGAAGATGTAAAAAAGCTCTGTCCCGACGTCCAACCTGGAGATGGCCGGATAAAAAAATGTCTTAAAGACAATCGAGAAAATTTATCGCAAGCCTGTAAAGAAAAAATCATTCAAGCAATGAAAAAGAAAAAAGGTGTGGGGTAA